The Achromobacter deleyi genome has a window encoding:
- a CDS encoding F0F1 ATP synthase subunit epsilon, which translates to MATLHVDVVSAEEAIFSGEAKFVVLPGEAGELGILPGHTPLISRIRPGTVKIVRADQGEENIFVAGGILEVQPGSVTVLADTAIRAADLDEARALEARQKAEQALANAKDKADIAVVEAELAMLAAQAIAARKLRQGGRSH; encoded by the coding sequence ATGGCTACCCTGCATGTGGATGTGGTCAGCGCAGAGGAAGCGATCTTCTCCGGTGAGGCGAAGTTCGTGGTTCTGCCTGGCGAAGCGGGTGAACTGGGCATCTTGCCTGGCCACACCCCGCTGATCTCGCGCATACGCCCCGGAACGGTCAAGATCGTTCGTGCCGACCAAGGCGAGGAAAACATCTTCGTCGCCGGGGGTATCCTGGAAGTTCAGCCGGGCAGCGTGACGGTCCTGGCCGACACGGCTATCCGTGCCGCCGACCTGGACGAAGCGCGCGCCCTGGAAGCTCGCCAGAAGGCCGAACAGGCCCTGGCGAACGCCAAGGACAAGGCTGACATCGCTGTCGTCGAAGCCGAACTCGCCATGCTGGCTGCGCAAGCCATCGCGGCGCGCAAGCTGCGCCAAGGCGGTCGGTCGCACTGA